The Bacteroidota bacterium genome includes a region encoding these proteins:
- a CDS encoding PAS domain-containing protein, with product METTAQKGLPSYTLSLVDCHGTVQYQSAAIEPLLGHRPDEVAGAAGLLFVHAEDIRPVRKAFDELVRQEGGQVRFRAAEGAWQSVEVQAHNLLADPDARGMLLSLRALQRPRTDEALR from the coding sequence ATGGAAACCACCGCGCAGAAAGGACTCCCCTCGTACACGCTTTCGCTGGTAGACTGCCACGGAACGGTGCAGTACCAGAGCGCGGCCATCGAGCCGCTGCTCGGCCACAGGCCGGACGAGGTCGCCGGAGCGGCAGGGCTCCTCTTCGTCCATGCGGAGGATATCCGGCCGGTACGGAAGGCGTTCGACGAACTGGTAAGGCAGGAGGGCGGGCAGGTGCGCTTCCGGGCAGCCGAAGGGGCGTGGCAGTCCGTCGAGGTCCAGGCACACAACCTGCTGGCGGACCCGGACGCGCGCGGCATGCTCCTGAGCCTCCGAGCTCTGCAGCGGCCCCGCACAGACGAGGCCCTGCGATGA
- the gyrA gene encoding DNA gyrase subunit A yields MEPTDDLGGTPSNGAPSNRIIPINIEEEMRSSYIDYSMSVIVSRALPDVRDGLKPVQRRVLYGMNDLGLTPGKAHRKSARIVGEVLGKYHPHGDQSVYQAMVRLAQEFSMRTPLVDGQGNFGSVDGDAAAAMRYTEARMTPAAAALLDDLEKETVEFVPNFDDSLEEPTVFPAALPNLLMNGASGIAVGMATNIPPHNLPELVDGIVALIDDPEMGNDDLAEHIKAPDFPTGGVIYGHSGVRQAYRTGRGRCVIRATMHEEVLRGSRNALIVTEIPYQVNKSTLIEKIAASVRDKRIEGISDMRDESDRDGMRIVMELKKDAVPAVVQNQLFKYTQLQQTFGINMVALVGGRPRTLTLRETVQHYIDHRHEIVLRRTEFDLRKAEERAHILEGLVVALDHLDEVIAIIRHSADTESARRNLMAGLYPEQLTPEQRQRLELPAGGTSEADALFALSEAQADAILALRLSRLTGLAREQIMAEYREILQEIERLGSILASRELRMQIVKDELVAMRERFGNERRTEIDYVGGGDIDWEDLIEDEPVIVTVSHQGLVKRTSITEYRQQGRGGRGLIGAGTRDEDFVEHLFTSSTHDYMLFFTDAGQCYWLRVYEVPEGGRTAKGRSIRNLIQIAQDDRVRAVLSVPKADFESEAFLENHHVLMATKRGQVKKTSLHAFRRPLVTGIIAIDIVEGDELIEAKLTDGDTEVILGATNGKTVRFHESDARPMGRKTRGVRGMSLDDDDELVGMLAVKRDGASVLTVSERGYGKRSPLEEYRLQSRGGKGIFTMKTTPKTGRLVALKSVIDEDDLMIVTQNGITIRMRVAGIREMGRNTQGVRVINLKPGDAIADVARLILDVDDEAMTSPSGDGSAALTTGSAAEPTAETPEAPETA; encoded by the coding sequence ATGGAGCCTACCGACGACCTCGGCGGCACGCCCTCCAACGGCGCGCCGTCTAACCGCATCATCCCGATCAACATCGAGGAGGAGATGCGCTCCTCCTACATCGACTACTCGATGTCGGTCATCGTCAGCCGGGCGCTGCCGGACGTGCGCGACGGCCTGAAGCCGGTCCAACGCCGCGTCCTCTACGGGATGAACGACCTCGGGCTGACGCCCGGCAAGGCGCACCGCAAGAGCGCCCGTATCGTCGGCGAGGTGCTCGGCAAGTACCACCCGCACGGCGACCAGTCGGTTTACCAGGCGATGGTGAGGCTCGCGCAGGAGTTCTCGATGCGGACCCCGCTCGTAGACGGGCAGGGCAACTTCGGCTCGGTCGACGGCGACGCCGCCGCCGCGATGCGCTACACCGAGGCGCGGATGACGCCCGCCGCCGCCGCCCTCCTCGACGACCTCGAAAAGGAGACCGTCGAGTTCGTCCCCAACTTCGACGACTCGCTGGAGGAGCCGACCGTCTTCCCGGCGGCGCTCCCGAACCTCCTGATGAACGGCGCGTCGGGCATCGCTGTCGGGATGGCGACCAACATCCCGCCGCACAACCTCCCGGAGCTCGTCGACGGCATCGTCGCGCTCATCGACGACCCGGAGATGGGAAACGACGACCTCGCCGAGCACATCAAAGCGCCGGACTTCCCGACGGGCGGGGTGATCTACGGCCATAGCGGCGTCCGGCAGGCGTACCGCACCGGGCGCGGGCGCTGCGTGATCCGCGCCACGATGCACGAGGAGGTGCTGCGCGGGTCCCGCAACGCGCTCATCGTAACCGAAATCCCGTACCAGGTCAACAAGAGCACGCTGATCGAGAAGATCGCCGCGAGCGTGCGCGACAAGCGGATCGAGGGCATCTCGGACATGCGCGACGAGTCCGACCGCGACGGGATGCGGATCGTGATGGAGCTCAAGAAGGACGCCGTCCCGGCCGTCGTCCAGAACCAACTCTTCAAGTACACCCAGCTCCAGCAGACGTTCGGGATCAACATGGTCGCGCTCGTCGGCGGGCGTCCCCGGACGCTGACGCTGCGCGAGACCGTGCAGCACTACATCGACCACCGGCACGAGATCGTCCTGCGCCGGACGGAGTTCGACCTCCGCAAGGCCGAGGAGCGGGCCCACATCCTGGAGGGCCTCGTCGTCGCCCTCGACCACCTCGACGAGGTGATCGCGATCATCCGCCACTCGGCCGACACGGAGTCGGCCCGGCGCAACCTGATGGCGGGGCTCTACCCCGAGCAGCTCACGCCGGAGCAGCGCCAGCGCCTCGAACTGCCGGCCGGCGGCACGTCCGAGGCCGACGCCCTCTTCGCGCTCAGTGAGGCCCAGGCCGACGCCATCCTCGCGCTCCGCCTCTCGCGGCTCACCGGCCTCGCGCGCGAGCAGATCATGGCCGAGTACCGCGAGATCCTCCAGGAGATCGAACGCCTGGGGAGCATCCTCGCCTCGCGCGAGCTGCGGATGCAGATCGTCAAGGACGAACTCGTCGCCATGCGCGAGCGCTTCGGCAACGAGCGCCGGACCGAGATCGACTACGTCGGCGGCGGCGACATCGACTGGGAGGACCTGATCGAGGACGAGCCGGTGATCGTGACGGTCAGCCACCAGGGCCTCGTCAAGCGGACCTCGATCACCGAGTACCGCCAGCAGGGGCGCGGCGGGCGCGGGCTGATCGGGGCCGGCACGCGCGACGAAGACTTCGTCGAGCACCTGTTCACGTCGAGCACGCACGACTACATGCTCTTCTTCACCGACGCCGGGCAGTGCTACTGGCTGCGCGTCTACGAAGTCCCCGAGGGCGGGCGCACCGCGAAGGGCCGGAGCATCCGCAACCTGATCCAGATCGCCCAGGACGACCGCGTCCGCGCCGTGCTCTCGGTCCCGAAGGCCGACTTCGAGAGCGAGGCGTTCTTGGAGAACCACCACGTCCTGATGGCGACCAAACGCGGGCAGGTCAAGAAGACCTCGCTTCACGCCTTCCGCCGCCCCCTCGTCACCGGCATCATCGCCATCGACATCGTGGAGGGCGACGAGCTGATCGAGGCCAAGCTCACCGACGGCGACACCGAGGTCATCCTCGGCGCGACGAACGGGAAGACCGTCCGCTTCCACGAGTCCGACGCCCGCCCGATGGGCCGTAAGACGCGCGGCGTGCGCGGGATGAGCCTGGACGACGACGACGAACTGGTCGGGATGCTCGCCGTCAAGCGCGACGGCGCGAGCGTGCTGACGGTCTCTGAGCGCGGCTACGGCAAGCGCAGCCCGCTCGAGGAGTACCGCCTCCAAAGCCGCGGCGGCAAGGGCATCTTCACGATGAAGACGACCCCGAAGACGGGCCGCCTCGTCGCGCTCAAGAGCGTGATCGACGAGGACGACCTGATGATCGTCACCCAGAACGGCATCACGATCCGCATGCGGGTCGCCGGCATCCGCGAGATGGGCCGCAACACGCAGGGCGTCCGCGTGATCAACCTCAAGCCCGGCGACGCGATCGCCGACGTGGCCCGCCTCATCCTGGATGTGGACGACGAGGCCATGACGTCTCCGAGCGGCGATGGTTCGGCTGCGCTCACCACAGGCTCCGCGGCCGAACCGACAGCGGAAACGCCCGAAGCACCGGAGACGGCGTAG
- a CDS encoding response regulator transcription factor, translating into MASVETNRVRMLVVDDHPIVRQGIEQLIDQLDGYEVTAQVGSAPEALDLASDEAFDLAIIDVSLQGLSGLELVKQIRERSVEMPILMMSMHDESFYAERALRAGAQGYVMKQRATAEIASAIDKVMGGELYLSDELSAKLLRRAVEGTSDPEKGGVGQLSDRELEVLQLLGQGVPTREVADRLNLSIKTIESYRANIKRKMDLKNASELMRFAVDWVRTSGRVAGS; encoded by the coding sequence ATGGCGAGCGTGGAGACCAACCGGGTGCGGATGCTGGTGGTGGACGACCATCCGATCGTGCGCCAGGGGATCGAACAGCTCATCGACCAACTCGACGGCTACGAGGTGACGGCCCAGGTGGGTTCGGCCCCAGAGGCGCTCGACCTGGCCTCCGATGAGGCGTTCGACCTCGCCATCATCGACGTATCGCTGCAGGGCCTGAGCGGCCTCGAACTCGTCAAGCAGATCCGCGAGCGGAGCGTCGAGATGCCGATCCTGATGATGTCGATGCACGACGAGTCGTTCTACGCGGAGCGTGCGCTGCGGGCCGGGGCGCAGGGCTACGTGATGAAGCAGCGCGCCACGGCCGAGATCGCCTCGGCCATCGACAAGGTCATGGGCGGCGAGCTCTACCTCAGCGACGAGCTCTCGGCGAAGCTGCTGCGCCGCGCCGTGGAGGGCACGAGCGACCCTGAAAAAGGCGGCGTCGGCCAGCTCTCCGACCGCGAACTGGAGGTACTCCAACTCCTCGGCCAGGGCGTCCCCACGCGCGAAGTTGCCGACCGGCTCAACCTGAGCATCAAGACGATCGAGTCCTACCGCGCCAACATCAAGCGCAAGATGGACCTCAAGAACGCGAGCGAGCTGATGCGCTTCGCCGTGGACTGGGTGCGCACCTCCGGCCGCGTGGCGGGCAGCTAG
- a CDS encoding DUF2279 domain-containing protein, which produces MPSPWFRRLLWIAVLVGAGALPAQAQALIGAVPAAADTTRPWGLDHTLRLRADTLRAEKRPVSAWRITAVTGLSVGAGLAVLETQRRRWWADRNPRFRVLNDWAYVRWSDKIGHVYSSSFFTRYYRASFEWAGVSERTAPLWAAGAAWTQMLYYEILDGFGPIWGFSPGDLAFNTVGVGFTTAQAYVPALNAFTLKASYWPSGWEGKNFTDDYAGQTFWLTANPHRLAPAGAFKEAMPEWLNLAVGYAARDRDEIDFLTTSYVYLALDIEPTILPLRGKAWETVAGWLRHVHFPAPGIRLTPRPAFVLVAY; this is translated from the coding sequence ATGCCCTCGCCCTGGTTCCGCCGTCTCCTCTGGATTGCGGTGCTCGTCGGTGCTGGCGCGCTGCCGGCGCAGGCGCAGGCGCTGATCGGGGCGGTGCCGGCTGCGGCTGACACGACGCGTCCGTGGGGGCTCGACCATACTCTTCGTCTCCGCGCCGACACTCTGCGCGCGGAGAAGAGACCGGTCAGCGCGTGGCGGATCACTGCCGTCACGGGCCTCAGCGTCGGGGCGGGCCTAGCGGTGCTGGAGACGCAGCGGCGGCGCTGGTGGGCCGACCGCAACCCGCGCTTCCGCGTCCTCAACGACTGGGCGTACGTGCGCTGGAGCGACAAGATTGGGCACGTCTACTCGTCGTCGTTCTTCACCCGGTACTACCGGGCCTCGTTCGAGTGGGCGGGCGTCTCGGAGCGGACGGCCCCGCTGTGGGCGGCGGGGGCGGCGTGGACGCAGATGCTCTACTACGAGATCCTCGACGGCTTCGGCCCGATCTGGGGCTTCTCCCCCGGCGACCTGGCCTTCAACACGGTCGGCGTCGGGTTCACGACGGCGCAGGCCTACGTCCCGGCCCTGAACGCGTTCACGCTCAAGGCGAGCTACTGGCCCAGCGGCTGGGAGGGCAAGAACTTCACCGACGACTACGCCGGGCAGACGTTCTGGCTGACGGCCAACCCGCACCGCCTCGCCCCGGCCGGGGCCTTCAAGGAGGCGATGCCGGAGTGGCTAAACCTCGCCGTCGGCTACGCCGCCCGCGACCGCGACGAGATCGACTTTCTCACGACGAGCTACGTCTACCTCGCGCTCGACATCGAGCCGACCATCCTGCCGCTCCGAGGCAAGGCGTGGGAGACCGTGGCCGGGTGGCTGCGCCATGTCCACTTCCCCGCGCCCGGCATCCGGCTGACGCCGCGCCCGGCGTTCGTGCTGGTGGCGTACTGA